A genomic window from Phycisphaerae bacterium includes:
- a CDS encoding dTDP-4-dehydrorhamnose 3,5-epimerase family protein has translation MPSIDKSSLPPLKVVLSRGALLIRGFSRVIDGVDARLANVMPDERGRLGEILRADDPWFEKFGQVYYTTTYPGVVKAWHFHRLQTDHFYCVRGAVKLALFDARDGSSTSGEVNEIYLSEHRPAIARIPPGVYHGWMCVSDVESIVINVTSECYHHAQPDEFRAHPHENEIPYVWARRDG, from the coding sequence ATGCCATCAATTGACAAATCGTCATTGCCGCCGCTGAAGGTCGTGCTCTCACGCGGAGCGCTTCTGATTCGCGGCTTTTCACGGGTAATCGACGGAGTTGACGCGCGGCTTGCGAACGTGATGCCGGACGAGCGCGGCCGGCTCGGCGAGATTCTCCGAGCGGACGATCCCTGGTTCGAGAAATTCGGACAGGTCTATTACACGACGACCTATCCGGGTGTAGTGAAGGCATGGCACTTTCATCGATTGCAGACGGACCACTTTTACTGTGTGCGCGGCGCGGTCAAGTTGGCCCTCTTCGATGCGCGGGACGGCTCATCCACCTCGGGCGAGGTAAATGAGATTTACTTGAGCGAGCATCGTCCGGCGATCGCCCGGATTCCGCCCGGCGTATACCACGGGTGGATGTGCGTGTCGGACGTGGAGTCCATCGTTATCAATGTGACGTCCGAATGCTATCACCACGCGCAGCCGGATGAGTTTCGCGCGCATCCGCACGAGAACGAGATTCCCTATGTATGGGCGAGACGCGATGGTTGA
- a CDS encoding rRNA pseudouridine synthase: protein MQAISGAMYGQVQMALERIQKVLAAAGLGSRRDCEQMVADGRVRVNGELIERLPLIIDPDHDRVTVDGRPIRRARLVYFVLHKPAGVQCTMSRVEGRTTVGGLMARLDEPVMPVGRMDAECAGLVLLTNDRDMMAALSDPRCGLEKTYRVETASPPDAGALASLREGIRLSDGRTAPARVKVIHSDRQRCVFEVSINDRLQREVPRILARHGLKVKRITRIKFGKLSLREIPVAAARPLTREELAYLRKAASGEMADAPAAMPRRASANRSAPTRRMIGRKSTREMPQVGPNQHAENRQSPKTAARAAGPVRRRRIILPDE, encoded by the coding sequence ATGCAAGCAATCAGCGGCGCCATGTACGGGCAGGTTCAAATGGCTCTTGAGCGTATCCAGAAAGTGCTGGCTGCCGCCGGATTGGGTTCGCGACGCGACTGCGAACAAATGGTCGCGGACGGCCGCGTACGCGTGAATGGCGAGTTGATCGAGCGCCTGCCGTTGATCATCGACCCGGACCATGATCGCGTCACGGTCGACGGACGACCGATTCGCCGGGCGAGGCTCGTCTATTTTGTCCTCCACAAGCCGGCCGGCGTTCAATGCACGATGTCGCGAGTCGAAGGCCGAACGACCGTTGGCGGCCTCATGGCACGTCTGGACGAACCTGTCATGCCGGTGGGGCGGATGGACGCCGAGTGTGCGGGCCTGGTTCTACTTACCAACGATCGCGACATGATGGCAGCCTTGTCCGACCCGCGCTGCGGGCTTGAAAAGACCTACCGGGTTGAAACCGCCTCGCCTCCAGATGCCGGCGCGCTGGCTTCGCTGCGAGAAGGCATCCGGTTGTCTGATGGTCGAACGGCGCCGGCGCGCGTCAAGGTCATTCACTCCGACAGGCAGCGCTGCGTGTTCGAAGTGTCGATTAACGACCGTCTGCAACGCGAAGTGCCACGAATTCTCGCCCGGCACGGATTGAAGGTAAAACGAATCACGCGAATCAAATTCGGAAAACTCAGCCTGCGGGAGATTCCCGTCGCGGCTGCGCGGCCGCTGACGCGCGAGGAACTGGCCTACCTCAGGAAGGCGGCATCCGGCGAGATGGCCGACGCGCCGGCTGCGATGCCTCGTCGTGCCTCGGCAAATCGCTCCGCGCCGACGCGGCGCATGATTGGGCGCAAGTCCACGCGCGAAATGCCGCAGGTGGGGCCGAATCAGCACGCGGAGAATCGCCAATCTCCGAAAACGGCTGCGCGCGCGGCCGGGCCGGTGCGCCGCCGCCGCATCATTCTTCCGGACGAGTGA
- a CDS encoding M4 family metallopeptidase: protein MNKFSAHIGNRGLKLVNQPRPTTVALGIALIGFATTHLHASDLEISHNASLGLVVFVQGPNGGPISLDAGAPGANQIARPEPIDFFQIHGSVFGVSDPNVQLVEVKRETDGIGWTHTTYQQLHAGVPVFSGDLKVHQNAAGQIMSVNGRFYPLSTKLPVNAKLTADDANLVALDRIAEAGALIERNEFVIVDPGWYGDPPMGARAAYYIVVADYSAGIREGFFVDAANGEIIDQWSMIHAAKDRAIYDGNGASGIPGTLARGEGAPAVASPEDVNRAYDYYGDTYDYYFRAFGRDSIDGAGITMVATVNSTSPNCPNAYWNGVQMVFCTGLVTDDVVGHELTHGVTQYTANLIYQNQPGQLNESYSDVFGELVDLFNGDSAFAGNPQPPFWPTHSTGPGLDSPNNLRGSGCSPKVDNFPDGVRWLLGEDVSVTSNAFRDMWNPPCRNHPDRALSPLHVCPAIDNGGVHSGSGVPNHAFAIVTDGKTFNGYEVQGIGPIKAGAIWYRALTIYLTQASNFNDAYLALNQAALDLVGTFPNDPRTGSPITEPITAADVTELNKALLAVELNTPGRCGLIGPVILDSSSVFECGDRDVLFADDFESGNTGWTVFNTGPTPFDWELTPGPFLFGRTGTAWFCPNPSIGNCGSNDQSGVHSLVSPLMVAPIGGGSLFASFTHLIWTEGAYDGGNVKIIVNGNAAIEVPRTSFVANPYNDRLAPAPGNTNPNAGQAAWSGSGGGWGETVIDLTTLVAPGDEFRLQFELSKDGCTGARGWYLDDFSVFTCVGCGAANGDGLPNDYASASPPMEPPGVGLPQAYILSEPPEAGGDVAIYFTVRGDFSADTEYADVNVNGTPIGRIYETSGSDCASTPNYAKLTVSATTWNTAVASGDAVLNLVATPDVAAAVNCDSGRQISIFVRFPRAGLVDCNANGTSDICELLEGGVTPFVDTLLEVAPYNCIYDFDASGVIDGADVQPYVSALLGS from the coding sequence TTGAACAAGTTCAGTGCACACATTGGAAATCGCGGATTGAAACTGGTGAATCAACCACGTCCCACGACGGTCGCGCTGGGCATCGCGCTGATCGGCTTCGCAACAACCCATCTTCATGCGAGCGATCTGGAGATCAGCCACAATGCGTCGCTCGGCCTGGTCGTCTTTGTGCAGGGTCCGAATGGTGGGCCGATTTCCCTAGATGCCGGCGCACCGGGCGCGAATCAGATCGCGCGGCCCGAGCCGATCGATTTCTTCCAGATTCATGGTTCCGTATTCGGCGTGAGCGATCCCAATGTGCAGTTGGTTGAAGTGAAACGGGAGACGGACGGCATCGGCTGGACCCACACGACCTATCAGCAACTTCACGCCGGGGTGCCCGTATTCTCCGGTGACCTCAAAGTTCACCAGAATGCGGCCGGGCAGATCATGTCGGTGAACGGTCGATTTTATCCACTGTCAACCAAACTCCCAGTCAATGCGAAACTCACCGCGGACGACGCGAATCTCGTTGCATTGGATCGCATCGCCGAAGCCGGCGCGCTCATTGAGCGGAACGAGTTTGTCATTGTTGATCCGGGCTGGTACGGCGACCCGCCGATGGGCGCCCGGGCGGCCTATTACATCGTGGTCGCAGACTACAGTGCGGGCATTCGCGAAGGGTTCTTCGTGGACGCCGCCAACGGCGAAATCATCGATCAATGGTCGATGATCCACGCCGCCAAGGACCGGGCCATATACGATGGAAACGGCGCGAGCGGCATACCGGGAACACTGGCGCGCGGCGAGGGCGCTCCGGCCGTGGCATCGCCTGAGGATGTGAATCGCGCATATGACTACTACGGCGACACCTACGATTATTATTTTCGCGCATTTGGCCGCGACAGCATCGACGGCGCCGGCATCACCATGGTGGCCACGGTCAACTCGACTTCACCGAACTGCCCGAACGCATATTGGAACGGAGTCCAGATGGTGTTCTGCACGGGCCTGGTGACCGACGACGTTGTCGGGCACGAGTTGACCCACGGTGTCACACAATACACGGCAAATCTCATTTACCAGAATCAGCCGGGACAGTTGAACGAATCCTACTCCGACGTATTCGGCGAGTTGGTGGACCTGTTCAACGGCGATTCGGCGTTTGCAGGCAATCCACAACCGCCGTTCTGGCCGACGCATTCGACCGGTCCCGGCCTCGATAGCCCCAACAATCTACGGGGCTCAGGATGCAGTCCGAAGGTCGACAACTTTCCCGATGGCGTCCGCTGGCTGCTCGGGGAAGATGTGAGCGTCACGTCCAATGCCTTCCGGGATATGTGGAATCCTCCCTGCCGGAATCACCCCGACCGCGCGCTAAGTCCACTCCATGTGTGCCCTGCAATTGACAACGGCGGCGTTCATAGCGGAAGCGGCGTGCCGAACCACGCATTCGCCATCGTAACGGATGGCAAGACATTCAACGGGTACGAAGTGCAGGGCATCGGTCCGATCAAGGCCGGCGCAATCTGGTATCGCGCCCTGACAATCTACCTGACTCAGGCATCCAACTTCAACGACGCCTACCTCGCCCTGAATCAGGCAGCGCTCGATCTGGTCGGCACCTTCCCGAACGACCCTCGAACCGGATCGCCGATCACGGAGCCAATCACCGCCGCGGACGTCACGGAGTTGAACAAGGCCTTACTGGCCGTTGAGTTGAATACGCCGGGGCGATGCGGGCTGATCGGCCCGGTGATTCTGGATTCGTCGTCGGTGTTCGAGTGCGGCGACCGCGACGTGCTGTTCGCTGACGACTTCGAGAGCGGCAACACGGGCTGGACGGTGTTCAACACCGGACCGACTCCGTTTGACTGGGAACTCACCCCCGGGCCGTTCCTTTTCGGGCGCACAGGCACCGCATGGTTCTGCCCGAATCCCAGCATCGGCAATTGCGGATCAAACGATCAATCGGGTGTCCATTCACTCGTGAGTCCGCTCATGGTGGCGCCGATCGGCGGTGGCAGCCTGTTCGCTTCGTTCACACACCTGATCTGGACCGAAGGCGCTTATGACGGCGGCAATGTGAAGATCATTGTGAATGGGAATGCCGCAATCGAGGTGCCGCGTACTTCATTCGTCGCAAACCCCTACAACGACCGGCTCGCGCCCGCGCCCGGCAATACGAATCCGAATGCCGGTCAGGCGGCATGGTCCGGCTCAGGCGGCGGCTGGGGCGAGACTGTGATCGATCTCACCACGCTCGTCGCTCCTGGTGACGAGTTCCGGCTACAGTTCGAGCTCAGCAAGGATGGATGCACGGGAGCAAGGGGCTGGTATCTCGACGACTTCAGCGTGTTCACATGTGTCGGGTGCGGAGCGGCGAATGGTGATGGGCTTCCGAACGACTATGCAAGTGCGTCGCCGCCGATGGAACCGCCGGGAGTCGGATTGCCGCAAGCCTATATCCTTAGTGAACCGCCCGAGGCCGGCGGCGATGTTGCGATTTATTTCACCGTGCGCGGCGACTTCTCCGCGGACACAGAATACGCAGACGTAAACGTGAACGGCACGCCTATCGGGCGAATCTATGAGACTTCCGGTAGCGATTGCGCAAGCACGCCCAACTACGCGAAGCTGACCGTCTCCGCCACGACCTGGAACACAGCGGTCGCCAGCGGCGATGCCGTGCTGAACCTCGTCGCCACACCGGACGTTGCGGCGGCAGTGAATTGCGATTCCGGACGGCAGATCTCCATCTTCGTCCGGTTTCCCCGGGCCGGCCTGGTTGATTGCAATGCCAACGGCACGAGCGACATTTGCGAACTGCTCGAAGGCGGCGTAACTCCGTTCGTGGACACTCTTCTTGAAGTTGCCCCGTACAACTGCATCTATGACTTTGACGCAAGCGGCGTCATCGATGGAGCGGACGTTCAGCCGTATGTGAGTGCCCTGCTCGGTTCATGA
- a CDS encoding polysaccharide deacetylase family protein, which yields MSILDKVITHSVNRIAALTGRAEARFADQIDAAHVLCYHTIVPNDLAKRGWVASHAVTVSQFESQMAMLAQTGRVRRLSEISRCLQCDEMNDGPHVAITFDDGLADNVLLALPILQRYGLPASFFLSTGVMDRGDLFVGDKIRILRDAKARGRLRMTIHPVCERLLEQPGYYKIVAVSDYREALDELWAVARHRVDPAAVEACRVMRWDEARLLRDAGMEIGAHTVNHVILSRESSDVRQFEIVESIRRVGSEMRRTGVPFAYPNGQSADFDESDSAVLRELKTPYAVTTIPGANRAGTDPMTLRRHCIGIRHTAVDLWTAFDGDHAAVRVRETVSGCL from the coding sequence GTGAGCATACTCGACAAGGTCATCACGCATTCCGTGAATCGGATCGCGGCACTCACCGGCCGGGCGGAAGCTCGCTTTGCCGACCAGATCGACGCGGCTCACGTGCTCTGCTATCACACGATTGTCCCCAATGACTTGGCAAAACGCGGCTGGGTCGCATCCCATGCCGTCACAGTGTCCCAATTCGAATCTCAGATGGCGATGCTTGCCCAGACCGGTCGCGTTCGCCGCCTATCGGAAATTTCCCGATGCCTGCAGTGCGATGAAATGAACGACGGACCGCATGTGGCGATCACCTTTGACGACGGCCTGGCCGACAATGTGCTGCTCGCGCTACCGATCCTGCAACGATACGGTTTGCCGGCCTCGTTCTTTCTGTCCACCGGGGTCATGGATCGCGGCGACCTGTTCGTGGGCGACAAGATTCGGATTCTCCGCGATGCCAAGGCCCGCGGGCGGCTTCGGATGACGATTCATCCGGTCTGCGAAAGACTTCTTGAGCAGCCTGGCTATTACAAGATTGTCGCCGTATCAGATTATCGTGAAGCACTCGACGAACTCTGGGCGGTCGCGCGGCATCGGGTCGATCCGGCGGCGGTGGAAGCCTGCCGCGTGATGCGGTGGGACGAAGCGCGTCTTCTGCGTGATGCGGGCATGGAGATCGGCGCGCATACGGTCAACCATGTGATCCTGTCTCGAGAATCAAGTGACGTTCGGCAGTTTGAAATTGTCGAGTCGATCCGGCGTGTCGGATCAGAAATGCGGCGCACCGGCGTTCCGTTTGCCTATCCGAATGGTCAGTCCGCGGATTTCGACGAATCGGATTCCGCGGTTCTTCGGGAACTGAAAACACCCTACGCGGTCACGACGATTCCGGGCGCCAATCGAGCGGGCACCGACCCGATGACACTACGACGGCACTGCATCGGCATTCGCCATACGGCGGTCGACCTCTGGACCGCATTCGACGGTGACCATGCCGCCGTCAGGGTTCGCGAAACAGTATCAGGCTGCTTGTGA
- a CDS encoding FIST C-terminal domain-containing protein, with amino-acid sequence MMKFKSSLSTNSNFADAVSEVCDAVTGVKPDLALLFVSPHFEDECDEILSGVLERTNARNLIGCTGDGIIGNGREVEQAPAIALWTAELSHTRIMPFVLDADDLNQFDEDEHWTDRVCAVPDEKPGFVILPEPFTIGARIEYALQQIDRIFPGSPVVGGLASAGQKPGENRLFLNDQVLRQGLAGVSISGPVVIESIVSQGCRPIGEPLVITRAEQNVIQELRGRPAMEVLQSIFRTANPEDQALMQAGGIHIGSAIDAERGNEAHEFLIRNLMGVVENTGIAVATLVRPGQMIQFHVRDSKSADSEMKSLIRQRVEQMKTPPRGGLLFTCNGRGSRMFGVPNHDINVVNEAAPNCEIAGFFAAGEIGPVGDRTFIHGFTSSLILFREP; translated from the coding sequence ATGATGAAGTTCAAGTCTTCACTGAGCACGAATTCGAATTTCGCCGATGCGGTGTCAGAGGTCTGCGACGCCGTGACGGGCGTGAAGCCCGATCTGGCCCTGCTCTTCGTGTCTCCGCACTTCGAGGATGAATGCGACGAGATACTGTCCGGCGTCCTCGAACGGACAAATGCACGCAATCTCATCGGCTGCACCGGGGATGGAATCATTGGGAACGGTCGCGAGGTGGAGCAGGCGCCCGCCATCGCATTATGGACGGCAGAGCTTTCACATACGCGCATCATGCCGTTCGTTCTGGATGCCGACGATCTGAATCAGTTCGACGAGGATGAACACTGGACCGATCGCGTTTGCGCCGTGCCCGATGAAAAGCCGGGGTTCGTGATTCTGCCGGAGCCGTTCACGATCGGAGCAAGAATAGAATACGCGCTCCAGCAGATCGATCGAATCTTCCCCGGTTCGCCGGTCGTCGGCGGCCTGGCGAGCGCCGGGCAGAAGCCGGGAGAGAACAGGCTCTTTCTCAACGATCAGGTCCTGCGCCAGGGACTGGCCGGCGTCTCAATTTCCGGACCGGTCGTGATCGAATCGATTGTCTCACAAGGCTGTCGACCGATCGGGGAGCCGCTGGTCATAACGCGCGCGGAACAAAACGTGATCCAGGAGCTGCGCGGACGCCCGGCGATGGAGGTGCTTCAGAGTATCTTCCGGACTGCGAATCCCGAAGATCAGGCGCTGATGCAGGCCGGCGGCATTCACATCGGCAGTGCGATCGACGCGGAACGTGGCAACGAGGCCCACGAATTCCTGATTCGCAACTTGATGGGCGTTGTCGAAAACACCGGGATCGCCGTCGCAACGCTCGTGCGCCCCGGACAGATGATTCAGTTCCATGTGCGTGACTCGAAAAGCGCTGATTCGGAGATGAAGTCACTCATCCGGCAGCGCGTCGAACAGATGAAAACACCTCCGCGGGGAGGCCTGCTCTTCACCTGCAACGGTCGCGGTTCGCGCATGTTCGGCGTACCAAATCATGACATCAACGTGGTGAACGAAGCCGCTCCGAATTGTGAAATTGCGGGCTTCTTTGCAGCGGGGGAGATCGGCCCGGTCGGCGACCGGACATTCATTCACGGATTCACAAGCAGCCTGATACTGTTTCGCGAACCCTGA
- a CDS encoding aldehyde dehydrogenase family protein — protein MRESYPLYLAGRAMFTDSTIPVVNKFTGESIARVSLAHEHILDQAIAAGQGAERACRKLSSFARSDVLNHVASRLQLKQDEFARVLAIEAGKPIRDARGEIVRAIETFQLGAEEALRIRGEYLPLDLSRRTEGYQGIWKRVPIGLCSFIAPFNFPINLAAHKIAPAIAAGCPFILKPASLTPISAILLGEILAETEWPHAGFSMLPCRRESADLMATDQRFKLLSFTGSPQVGWALKARAGKKSVILELGGNAACIVDRDADLTHATARIIIGAFYQSGQSCISVQRILVHESIYDDFKARLVAAANVLKSGDPLSEETFLGPLITEQDAMRVEEWVRNAVAQGAEVLCGGARRGSFFDATLLERVPDSCELGCREVFGPVAIIEPFATFEHACRRVNASDFGLQAGVFTNNLQSAFYAFDELEVGGVVINDVPSFRADAMPYGGVKDSGLGREGVRFAIEHMTEMRLLVLNRIGERPE, from the coding sequence ATGCGCGAATCATATCCGCTCTATCTGGCCGGTCGGGCGATGTTCACCGACTCCACGATTCCGGTGGTCAACAAATTCACCGGAGAATCGATCGCGCGCGTCTCGCTCGCTCATGAGCATATCCTTGACCAGGCCATTGCCGCTGGCCAAGGCGCGGAGCGGGCGTGTCGCAAGTTGTCGTCCTTTGCTCGATCGGACGTGCTGAATCATGTCGCGTCGCGCCTTCAACTGAAACAGGATGAGTTCGCTCGCGTCCTCGCGATTGAGGCAGGCAAGCCGATCCGTGACGCACGGGGCGAGATTGTTCGTGCAATCGAGACCTTTCAGCTCGGCGCGGAGGAAGCTCTTCGCATTCGCGGTGAATACCTGCCACTGGATCTGTCGCGGCGGACCGAAGGCTATCAGGGTATCTGGAAGCGCGTGCCCATCGGGCTTTGCTCGTTCATTGCTCCATTCAACTTTCCGATTAATCTCGCCGCGCATAAGATCGCCCCGGCAATCGCGGCGGGCTGCCCTTTCATACTCAAACCCGCGTCACTCACGCCAATCAGCGCGATCCTGCTCGGCGAAATCCTCGCCGAGACCGAGTGGCCCCACGCAGGCTTCAGCATGCTTCCCTGCCGGCGCGAGAGTGCCGATCTCATGGCAACGGATCAGCGGTTCAAGCTGCTGTCGTTCACAGGCTCCCCTCAGGTCGGCTGGGCCCTGAAGGCCAGAGCCGGAAAGAAGTCGGTGATCCTCGAACTGGGCGGAAATGCGGCGTGCATTGTCGATCGAGACGCCGATCTGACGCATGCGACAGCGCGGATCATCATCGGAGCGTTCTATCAGAGCGGCCAATCATGCATCAGCGTTCAGCGCATCCTTGTCCATGAGTCGATATACGATGACTTCAAAGCTCGCCTCGTTGCGGCGGCCAACGTGCTGAAATCGGGAGATCCGCTGTCGGAAGAGACTTTCCTGGGACCGCTCATTACGGAGCAGGACGCCATGCGGGTGGAAGAGTGGGTGCGGAATGCAGTCGCCCAGGGCGCTGAGGTGCTCTGCGGCGGTGCGCGGCGCGGTTCCTTTTTTGATGCGACGCTGCTGGAGCGCGTCCCGGATTCGTGCGAACTGGGTTGCCGCGAGGTGTTCGGTCCAGTCGCGATCATCGAGCCGTTTGCGACGTTCGAACACGCATGTCGGCGCGTCAATGCGAGCGATTTCGGATTGCAGGCCGGCGTCTTCACCAACAACCTCCAGTCCGCATTCTACGCATTCGACGAGCTCGAAGTCGGCGGTGTCGTGATTAATGATGTGCCGTCGTTTCGGGCGGATGCGATGCCGTACGGCGGCGTGAAGGACAGCGGACTGGGCCGCGAAGGCGTCAGATTCGCCATCGAACACATGACCGAAATGCGTCTGCTCGTGCTCAATCGAATCGGAGAACGCCCGGAATAG
- a CDS encoding Flp family type IVb pilin, giving the protein MRSFLRCVREFWDSDEGATATEYAVMLGLIILVCITAVDALGEKVSGSFANAESEWSTYYP; this is encoded by the coding sequence ATGCGATCCTTTCTGCGATGCGTCAGAGAATTCTGGGACTCCGACGAAGGCGCCACAGCAACGGAATATGCCGTCATGCTGGGGCTGATCATTCTCGTTTGCATCACGGCTGTCGACGCCCTCGGGGAGAAGGTCTCCGGCTCATTCGCGAACGCTGAGTCCGAGTGGAGCACCTATTACCCGTAA
- the rpe gene encoding ribulose-phosphate 3-epimerase: protein MPAPRPFQIAGSILAGDLLHLAEAVTICERAGADIVSLDICDGHFVPTISFGEEVVRRTCQVTNLPVEVHLMVSRPDDWVVRMAGMGQFRMLFHIEASQRAMGVIQSIARQGVKPGVALNPETPAVAMAPLLPYVDNVCVMGIAPGFAGQPLLDYTYRKIADLREMIENQGSKATITIDGGVKAHNAKQLVEAGADILVVSSAMYGHARPEESLREIRGLVSGT, encoded by the coding sequence ATGCCCGCGCCTCGACCCTTCCAGATAGCCGGTTCCATTCTTGCCGGCGATCTGCTTCATCTTGCCGAAGCCGTCACGATCTGCGAGCGCGCCGGCGCTGACATCGTGTCACTCGACATATGCGACGGCCACTTTGTTCCGACCATCAGCTTTGGCGAAGAAGTCGTTCGCCGGACTTGCCAGGTTACGAACTTGCCCGTCGAGGTTCACCTGATGGTCAGTCGACCTGACGATTGGGTCGTCCGCATGGCGGGCATGGGGCAGTTTCGAATGTTGTTTCATATCGAAGCCAGCCAGCGGGCGATGGGAGTCATCCAATCAATCGCTCGCCAGGGCGTCAAGCCGGGCGTTGCTCTTAATCCGGAAACGCCGGCCGTCGCGATGGCACCGTTATTGCCTTATGTTGATAACGTCTGCGTCATGGGCATCGCCCCCGGATTCGCAGGCCAGCCCTTGCTTGATTACACCTACCGGAAGATCGCTGACCTTCGCGAGATGATCGAGAACCAGGGTTCGAAGGCGACGATCACCATCGATGGCGGCGTGAAAGCTCACAACGCGAAGCAACTCGTCGAAGCCGGTGCGGACATACTTGTCGTCTCATCGGCGATGTACGGGCACGCGCGTCCCGAGGAGAGTCTGCGGGAGATCCGAGGACTGGTTTCCGGGACGTAG